A window of Kiritimatiellia bacterium contains these coding sequences:
- a CDS encoding FAD-dependent oxidoreductase, translating to MSNQSDILILGGGPTGLGASLRLEEKGLDWRLLEAEPRFGGLASSWVDEQGFTWDLGGHVQFSHYETFDRYMDLALGPDGWYSHERESWVWMQNRFIPYPFQNNLHRLDPADREACVEGLRKAAREERSGFGVQDSGFRPPPSSFRDWILTTFGEGIARLFLLPYNFKVWATPPEQMDYHWIGERVAVPDLKAVMRSIETGQDQVSWGPNRTFRFPKYGGTGAVWEALGRRLPPERVTLGARVAALDPDLRQVTTADGRVWSYERLISTLPLNRLVRMAPGVAEAAAADRLVFSGTHVVGVGMTGNVPEHLRTKCWMYFPEPHNPYYRVTVFTNYSPNNAPRPGEQWSLMTETSESATKPVRRETLVEDTLRALVEDGLLPDRTAIVSTAHRYLPQAYPTPFLGRDAVADPLLRAFEARGIYSRGRFGAWKYEVANQDHCFAQGYECVERLAADGGAEYEPTLFTPDVVNNRRNP from the coding sequence ATGAGCAATCAATCCGATATCCTGATCCTTGGCGGCGGTCCGACCGGCCTGGGGGCGTCGTTGCGCCTTGAAGAAAAAGGCCTCGACTGGCGCCTGCTCGAGGCGGAGCCCCGTTTCGGCGGCCTGGCCTCCTCGTGGGTGGACGAGCAGGGATTCACCTGGGACCTCGGCGGGCATGTCCAGTTCTCCCACTACGAGACCTTCGACCGCTACATGGACCTTGCCCTCGGCCCCGACGGCTGGTACAGCCACGAGCGGGAAAGCTGGGTCTGGATGCAGAATCGATTCATCCCGTACCCGTTCCAGAACAACCTGCACCGCCTCGACCCCGCGGACCGGGAGGCCTGCGTGGAGGGGCTGCGCAAAGCCGCAAGGGAAGAGCGTTCAGGGTTCGGGGTTCAGGATTCAGGTTTCCGCCCTCCGCCCTCCTCCTTCCGGGACTGGATCCTCACGACGTTCGGCGAGGGCATCGCGCGGCTGTTCCTGTTGCCGTACAACTTCAAGGTCTGGGCCACGCCGCCGGAACAGATGGATTACCACTGGATCGGCGAACGGGTGGCCGTTCCCGATTTGAAGGCGGTGATGCGCTCCATCGAGACGGGGCAGGACCAGGTATCCTGGGGCCCGAACCGGACGTTCCGGTTCCCGAAGTACGGCGGTACGGGCGCCGTCTGGGAGGCGCTGGGCCGGCGGTTGCCGCCGGAGCGCGTGACCCTGGGCGCGCGGGTCGCGGCCCTGGATCCGGACCTGCGGCAGGTGACGACGGCGGACGGGCGCGTATGGTCGTACGAGCGGCTGATCTCGACCCTGCCGCTCAACCGCCTGGTCCGGATGGCGCCCGGCGTGGCGGAGGCCGCGGCAGCCGACCGCCTGGTCTTTTCGGGCACACACGTCGTCGGCGTCGGTATGACCGGGAACGTCCCGGAGCACCTCCGGACGAAGTGCTGGATGTACTTCCCCGAGCCGCACAATCCCTACTACCGCGTGACCGTGTTCACCAACTACAGCCCGAACAATGCGCCGCGCCCCGGGGAGCAGTGGTCCCTGATGACCGAAACTTCCGAGAGCGCGACGAAGCCGGTGCGGCGCGAGACGCTGGTCGAGGATACCCTCCGCGCCCTGGTCGAGGACGGCCTGCTTCCGGACCGCACGGCGATTGTATCCACCGCCCACCGGTATCTGCCCCAGGCCTATCCCACGCCGTTCCTCGGCCGCGACGCCGTGGCAGACCCGCTGCTGCGGGCCTTCGAGGCGCGCGGGATCTACAGCCGCGGCCGGTTCGGCGCCTGGAAGTACGAGGTGGCCAACCAGGATCATTGCTTCGCGCAGGGATACGAGTGCGTCGAGCGACTGGCGGCCGACGGCGGCGCGGAATATGAGCCGACGTTGTTCACGCCGGACGTGGTGAATAACCGGCGGAACCCCTAA
- a CDS encoding methyltransferase domain-containing protein — protein MSGRKSAAEWLKSILRRVFGGGDEHWVRHVMNQTTAKWIGELDTPSMDVLEISGRGWRKLPCKSYRSADYPEFDVCEGILPERFDLIISEQVFEHLRYPYRAGRHVYQMLKPGGYFLITTPFLIKIHECPIDCTRWTETGMKYFLEECGFDLAAIRTGSWGNKRCVLANFRKFWGYWGVLHSLRNDPSFPASVWALARKQE, from the coding sequence ATGAGCGGAAGAAAATCGGCGGCGGAGTGGCTGAAATCGATCCTGCGGCGAGTATTCGGCGGCGGCGACGAGCACTGGGTGCGCCACGTCATGAACCAGACGACAGCAAAATGGATCGGCGAACTCGACACGCCCTCTATGGACGTCCTGGAGATATCCGGGCGGGGCTGGCGCAAGCTTCCCTGCAAGAGTTACCGTTCCGCAGACTATCCCGAGTTCGACGTCTGCGAGGGGATCCTGCCCGAGCGCTTTGACCTGATCATCTCGGAGCAGGTCTTCGAGCACCTGCGCTACCCGTACCGGGCCGGCCGCCACGTGTACCAGATGCTCAAACCCGGCGGGTACTTCCTCATCACGACCCCCTTCCTCATCAAGATCCACGAATGCCCGATCGACTGCACGCGCTGGACGGAAACGGGGATGAAGTACTTCCTGGAGGAATGCGGGTTCGACCTGGCCGCGATCCGCACCGGGAGCTGGGGCAACAAGCGATGCGTCCTGGCGAACTTCCGGAAGTTCTGGGGGTACTGGGGTGTTCTGCATTCCCTGCGCAACGATCCGTCCTTCCCGGCCAGCGTGTGGGCGCTGGCGCGCAAGCAGGAATGA
- a CDS encoding glycosyltransferase, which produces MSSHSTTTPLVSVVMPVYNGAATIRESIESVLAQTCADFEFIIVDDASTDASVEVIQAFSGRVKLVRRSTNSGICEVARSEGLALARGRYMALIDQDDLWAPAKLERQVAFMEAHPELPLSHTAAWVIDGEGRREGVRHEGAIPPTGPCARELLHHCFITVSTIMVRGRVWLDAGDAKALKAANSDYPYYFAILRTYPAGFGFLSEPLASYRRWPQGMSRGRWKWTPEDVPALLDLERSGLWEGLVSRREMRGAIARACRINAEHHYHQGAAGRVGYFAVQGWRHRPFDLRFPAWVARAVLKRMTLNPEP; this is translated from the coding sequence ATGTCATCTCATTCCACAACCACGCCCCTCGTCAGTGTCGTCATGCCCGTGTACAACGGTGCGGCGACGATCCGGGAGTCCATCGAAAGCGTGTTGGCGCAAACCTGCGCGGACTTCGAGTTCATCATCGTGGACGACGCCTCCACGGATGCCTCGGTCGAGGTCATTCAAGCGTTCTCGGGCCGGGTGAAGCTGGTGCGCCGGTCCACAAACTCGGGCATCTGCGAGGTGGCTCGCTCGGAGGGCCTGGCGCTGGCGCGGGGCCGGTACATGGCGCTTATTGACCAGGATGACCTCTGGGCGCCGGCCAAACTGGAGCGGCAGGTCGCCTTCATGGAGGCCCATCCGGAGTTGCCCTTGAGCCACACCGCCGCGTGGGTCATAGACGGCGAGGGGCGCCGAGAGGGGGTCCGGCACGAAGGGGCCATTCCGCCGACGGGCCCCTGTGCCCGCGAGCTGCTGCATCATTGCTTTATCACCGTCAGCACCATCATGGTACGCGGCCGGGTGTGGCTGGACGCCGGCGACGCCAAGGCGTTGAAGGCCGCGAACAGCGATTACCCCTATTACTTCGCGATCCTGCGTACGTATCCCGCCGGGTTCGGTTTCCTGTCCGAGCCGCTGGCTTCGTACCGCCGCTGGCCGCAGGGCATGAGCCGGGGCCGGTGGAAATGGACCCCGGAAGACGTCCCCGCGCTGCTGGATCTTGAACGGAGCGGGCTGTGGGAAGGCCTGGTGTCCCGGCGGGAAATGCGCGGCGCGATCGCGCGGGCCTGCCGGATCAATGCCGAGCACCACTACCACCAGGGCGCGGCCGGACGCGTGGGCTACTTTGCGGTCCAGGGCTGGCGACACCGACCCTTTGACCTGCGGTTCCCTGCGTGGGTGGCGCGCGCGGTACTAAAACGCATGACCCTGAACCCTGAACCCTGA
- a CDS encoding endonuclease domain-containing protein, whose amino-acid sequence MRRIIPYNPKLKERARQLRRNMTLAEIKLWKALKSGQMLGHDFDRQRPLGDYIVDFFCKDLCLAIEVDGCSHDCKEREDDRRQHALEALGVRFLRFWDSEVKNDLVGVLQSIEEWILAHGGQRQRAHPRPLPGRGGEEVPSTGGDIGVG is encoded by the coding sequence ATGAGACGCATCATCCCCTACAATCCCAAGCTCAAGGAACGCGCCCGGCAGCTTCGTCGAAACATGACGCTGGCGGAGATCAAGCTCTGGAAAGCTCTTAAATCCGGGCAGATGCTCGGGCATGATTTTGACCGGCAGCGTCCCCTCGGGGATTACATTGTGGATTTCTTCTGCAAGGATTTATGTCTGGCCATAGAAGTGGACGGATGCAGTCATGACTGCAAGGAGCGCGAGGACGACCGTCGACAGCACGCGCTTGAAGCGCTGGGAGTCCGTTTCCTGCGCTTCTGGGACTCGGAAGTAAAAAACGATCTGGTCGGGGTGTTGCAAAGTATAGAAGAATGGATTCTTGCGCACGGTGGCCAGCGCCAGAGGGCCCACCCCCGGCCCCTCCCAGGGAGGGGAGGTGAGGAAGTCCCCTCCACCGGAGGGGATATAGGGGTGGGTTGA
- a CDS encoding FAD-dependent oxidoreductase — translation MRIVIIGAGPCGLGAAHRLLEKGHGDFAVYERRPYVGGLAASFRDARGFTWDFAVHVAHSHYHYIDRLMAGLLPDGFYHHERRSWVREYQTFIPYPFQYNIRHLPAAARDECLAGLRELNTEHRTLNTSAPNNFEDWILAGFGRGIAKHFMIPYNRKIWSTEPRDMGYQWIGDRVPTLDLARVERNIAEGRDDVSWGPNHTFQFPKEGGTGAIWNALAARIPADRLHLSRGLVRLDPDRQLAFFEDGTEERYDALISTMPLVRLAGLVGDAALARRARQLRHTHVHVVGAAPSFPIPDSLRDKTWIYVPEEQHAFYRVTPFSIFSPAHVPDPTRTCSFLCEISHPGDAPMNYPDPAPATLRGLRESGLLEADPATAHLFHMREEFGYPVPTLDRDAILDDVLPALEQRNLYSRGRFGGWKYEAANMDHSVMQGVEVVDRLLEGVPEVTLPTPNVVNAGKR, via the coding sequence ATGCGCATTGTGATCATCGGGGCCGGCCCCTGCGGGCTCGGCGCGGCCCACCGGCTGCTGGAAAAGGGGCACGGCGACTTCGCCGTCTACGAACGGCGCCCGTACGTCGGCGGCCTGGCCGCGTCTTTCCGCGACGCCCGGGGCTTCACCTGGGATTTCGCCGTACACGTCGCGCATTCCCACTACCACTACATTGACCGGCTGATGGCCGGACTCCTGCCGGACGGCTTCTACCACCACGAACGCCGCTCCTGGGTGCGGGAATACCAGACCTTCATCCCCTACCCCTTCCAGTACAACATCCGGCACCTGCCCGCCGCCGCGCGTGACGAATGCCTCGCCGGCCTGCGGGAATTGAACACCGAACACCGAACACTGAACACTTCCGCTCCCAACAATTTCGAAGACTGGATCCTCGCCGGCTTCGGCCGCGGCATCGCGAAGCACTTCATGATCCCGTACAACCGGAAAATCTGGTCCACCGAGCCGCGCGACATGGGCTACCAGTGGATCGGCGACCGCGTGCCGACCCTCGACCTGGCCCGCGTCGAGCGCAACATCGCCGAGGGGCGCGACGACGTGTCGTGGGGCCCGAACCACACGTTCCAGTTCCCGAAGGAGGGCGGCACGGGCGCCATCTGGAACGCGCTGGCCGCGCGCATCCCGGCCGACCGGCTGCACCTTTCCCGCGGCCTGGTCCGCCTGGATCCGGATCGGCAACTCGCCTTCTTCGAGGACGGCACGGAGGAACGCTACGATGCGCTGATCTCCACCATGCCCCTCGTCCGCCTTGCCGGGCTCGTAGGCGACGCAGCCCTGGCCCGGCGGGCACGGCAGCTGCGGCACACGCACGTCCACGTCGTCGGCGCCGCGCCGTCCTTCCCCATCCCGGACAGCCTGCGGGACAAGACCTGGATCTATGTCCCCGAGGAGCAGCACGCCTTCTACCGCGTCACGCCCTTCTCCATCTTCTCGCCCGCGCACGTCCCCGACCCGACCCGCACCTGCTCGTTCCTGTGCGAAATCTCGCACCCGGGCGACGCCCCGATGAACTATCCCGACCCGGCCCCGGCGACCCTTCGCGGCTTGCGCGAAAGCGGCCTGCTGGAGGCCGACCCGGCGACCGCGCACCTCTTTCACATGCGCGAGGAATTCGGCTATCCCGTGCCCACGCTCGACCGCGACGCGATCCTGGACGACGTGCTTCCGGCCCTGGAGCAGCGGAACCTCTACAGCCGCGGCCGGTTCGGCGGCTGGAAGTACGAGGCGGCCAACATGGACCATTCCGTCATGCAGGGCGTCGAGGTCGTGGACCGGCTGCTCGAGGGCGTCCCCGAAGTCACGCTGCCCACGCCCAACGTCGTGAACGCGGGGAAGCGATGA